GCATCAGTGAATCCACGTGGACGACATGTTTCCATATTTTGTTTTGAGTGTactaataattgttaatagtCTTGCTACAATCAAAGATATTATGCTATTAACACCTTATTAATCCTGTGCCAAAATTATTCTACAagttattctatatatttcgatgaaAACGTTTAATGATCCgcaatggaaaaaaattgcggatttttatttttacaatattagcATCTTACACTTTTACGCTAATTAGTCTCCAACTTGATGGGAACTATTTTGATTTCTTATTTCAAATACGAGACAAATCACGAGAAAATAAATCagcaaaattaagaattaaaaatcttttttacagTGGCATTATTGCGCTGTATttattgacattattttttctttcatttaggAAAACGGTTGGTGTTGCGTCAAGATTTACCATGCTTTACGATGAGATTCAATTGTATTCAGAAGATTACAGTTCGttagtaaaataatctttgttCTGACTGTTGATATCGTGTGATTCATCGAAAACAAAATTcatcagatattttaaattttttaggtcaacatttttttttaaagaataagcaaaataatgcTGTGCGTATATCATTGATGGTGGTCGATCACATTTCGAATTTCAACGCAAACTTATTCGAGTTTCAAAGAATCCTCCGCCAGGTACATtcttaatatacaaataatttcttagCATTACAAGggacattataaaattgccTGCCTGTTAACAAAATACATGGCAATAAGATATACTCCCTTAGGAACATggattctttattattaatattattaacaattattttcgattacttcgcaaaattaaatatactataGACAAAgctcatttatattatattaaatcttgaaattatatatattatttatataataagactGTCTCACTTATAGACAGAGACAAGAATATATGTTACAGTCATTATAGTATAATAACTAAGTTCGTAAAATCGAAAATGGGGGAGGCCCAGTCTGTCGCATTATCATCGCGAAACTACTTAGCTCTTCGTTGCTCGGCTGCTGGTCGTTCTGATTGTTTTGCGAGATATTCAAATGTTTGCTTCGACTACTATTGTGACTCTGCAGATGTTTCTTTAAATGATCTTTTCTATAGAAGGCTTTGCCACACTCTGtacatatttgatttttgctACCTGAATGAGTGATCATGTGACGTGCTAAGTGTTCATTACGTTTAAATGCTTTACAACACATATTACATTGGTAAGGCCTGTCTTTATTGTGACCTTGCTTATGACGATCCAAGTGTTCCTTGCGTTTCAAACTCGCTCCGCAAATATCACAGATATGTGGTCTCTGTTTGTGATCTTCCAAATGTTCGTGAAGCGCTTCTCGATCTTCAAATCTATATGCACACTCTGGGCAATGATAAACCAACATACCTTATAAACAGAGAATTAtgttaaatagaatttttaatgattggATTGTTCGGAGTTTTctagttttttataaaaataaaattttaaaaactagaAAACTTTTTGAACAATCCAATAGAATATGCACGAAGTTAACAGCACatcattttgataaatatttcgccatttacaattataaattattgacaaGATTACCAAAGGTTATTTTAATGAGTAGCAATTTACCATTAATATGCTGTGGTTCAAtctcaaattcaatttttggtcTTATTCCTTGACAAGTTTGTGGAGAATCACTATTGTCTTCatatttggtaatattagGTAAACCCAATGTACCAGAACAACGTGCTAAGTACTCAGAAGTAAGTCTAAAATCGATTTGTAAAGGATCTGTCATAGTTGCAGCATCCACTTTCTGTACAGTCTGAGTGCTGGATGACTGTTGCGAGACCTGCAGACAGAGTTCTTTGGTACTGCACAAATTGTTCTCATTTCTGTTCTCGTCAGTTTGTTGAAAATGTTGCGGCTGATGGCTGGAATAAGCGTATCCAGTCATGTTGGACCGAGTAGGCTGATGGGTGCGAGTATTCGGCGAATATTTCACGTTAGATGAGTCGTAGGCCATTATATTATCAACAGCTATTAAAAGGGTGTTGATATCCACCACTGGAGCTTCTAACCCTAATCACAATGGTACATATAATGTCTATGATTTCTACAGTATTTACAACATTGCtgtcttaaaaaaaaagagaaaaaaaattaagagaagCATTATTACTATTATGATGTGTGAAAAGGTGTTTGTACTCAACAGAGATAAATTGGCACAAATATATTGCtaagaatttatattctaagatttcacatttatttattttaacaaattgtgCAACAAAGTCATTTAGCCAATTTGCGCTAACATGTTTGAATGCGTAAATGTCacttaaaatattgaacaaatgTCTTACACAGCTATCTACGAGTATCATTGTGGAAATAATAATCATCGGTTTCTTTTGCATTGTTTCACTACGCTCATCTCTTTTTGCTTTTGACAAAACAAACGTATCGGCATCATCGAACTGTCAACGAGTGTATGTCTGGTCAAATGATGTTTCTCACCTGCGATTGCGCTTCATGCCGAAGATAGATCTTTCAATCCATCTGGAGAGACTGTTTTGTAAGATAAAAGTACGTGACACATGCGAGTACGATTCAGACTGCAGTTTCAACACTCTCACCTTCATATTAATCGCGTGATATTAAATACTGAAATTTATCCATTTGTATCGTTTATATCGGTGCCGGCCATTTTTACGCATCAGCTGCTGCACTGTGTTGCGCGAAGCGGCCACCAGGATGCATCTTCGATTTTACCGGAAGTGGAAGTTTATTCAGATTTAGGTACAACTGCAGGGTGCAGCACTATCAACTGTCATTTTGCGATGGTTGCTTAGCTGTCACAACTGTGGACGATTTTGCTTTGTTTTTGAATTACAGTCTTTTTAAAGTTGCACATATCCCGACatcaaatatgaaatattcggtaaagtatttactttttaattctatCTTAATAtctgcatataaaattaaaaaaataatcgattagcATTCTTATATACAATTTGTTTGACAAGatggctccaggcgacgattcacttaataaaaatcgaaCGTGCCTagttagtggaacctcaaaaGTGGTGTGGAAGACGACTATTATAAAcacttaaaattactaatgaaCTAATAATACGCTACACATACTTTAACATGCTAACAAGAGTGCAATAAATCTTtgatctatttgactgcatttgtaagatgtatttgactgcattgtatgttaccgtttctccactaatctccacagtacagtaactcttgctaatatgcagtaattaaaaataaatagttaaaaattttccaggtgtgtaatcttttgatagagataaatgttaagaagCGTGGCTAATCGATTAAGGCGAGTGgcaggaatattgaaaatcttgtgtttgaaaactgcttttgtaacattttttttcttttttgatatttgtttttagCACTGTACCATCAAGTGAATCATTAGATAATGCttttggttaaaaaatattattttatatttattaacaataattgcacatgttaaattgcactttgttgcaatatgtatgttgtaaaatgacttcatttttctatttataatagcaaatcagtattctttttaaaataattagttattaatttaacatatgcaaatatattattaatatacaaaataatattttttagccaaaaaaacattattaactaacttacattgttagaaacaaatgtggaaaaaagaaaaaaaaaagttgcaaaaatcaAGTCTCGAATACGGGATTTCGAATTTGCTAGGCCTtactcgccttactcgattaaaagcgCTTGTTTCTGAGCATTTGCCGTCCGCAATGTGTTTACGTCGGCTCGATGGTAGCAAGACAGAGacgtccgctctctctctatagccgaacggccgagcgcacacagacgcgtgacgtaagcgCTTCTTACTTGTGTTGGGGCTCGAGAGCCGCGAGCCCGGTAGTAGATATCGCATCACGCTGCGTGACTCTTCTCGCAAAATGCTTTGTATAGGAAGCCTCAGTTGTCGTTCGACCTTAGTCATAAAAGGACATATTTCACCATGAGTGCCGCGTACGTATCACGTTACGAAGCCGTGTTTCTGTGTTTACATCCGAAAGGACCGAAAATGTCATACGGAGCGGCTGCTAAGTATATGAAAAGGTCGAAGACATTTGTAAGTAAGTGGGTGAAACGCTATTCTGACGTAAAACACGTTGATGACCTGCCGGATCGTGGCTCTGTGCAAAAAACGACGGAAAAATGATGACAGGATGATTTTACGGGTGTTTGAGAAAAATCCTCGTTTATCATTGCGTGGCGGGCAAACGGTTTTGTGTAAAAAGGGTCTAAATGTGTCATATGACACTATAAGAAGACGTTTACTAGCTCATGAAGTAAAATTTCGAAGCACAATAAAGAAACCGCTACTATCTGAAAAATACGTCGAAAAAAGAGTCGCTTGGgcgaaagaaaatttagaCCGCGATTGGGACAACGTAATTTTTTCGAACGAAGCTTCTTTTTGGGCAAATTGTTCTATCAGTCATGCCTGGTCTACCCACGCCAATATACTCATCCAGCGGACCGTTAAACATTCGGTAAAAGTGCACGTCTGGGGCTGTTTCTCAAAGCAGGGATTTGGCACTTTGCACATCTTCACAGACAATTTGAACGCTGCCAAAATGgtcaaaatatatcaaagagCTTTATTACCATCTGTCCAAAAGTGGTTTACAAAGGAAAACTGGCTACTGCAAGAGGGCAATAATCCAAAACATCGGAATAGTCTTTGTACTGCATGGAAACAAGAAAATGACGTTGACGTACTAGATTGGCCGTTACATTCACCAGATGTAAATCCCATAGAAAATGTTTGGGCGCTCATGAAGTTTAAGCTTCGAGGAAAAAAGATCTGGACCGTCAAGCAGTTAGTTCGACAGATTCAATTTATATGGAGGTTTTTGCCTCAAGATTATGCTATAAAATTAGTAGAAAATATGTCTCGGAGATGCCAGACAATTATTGATAACGGAGGTGACTGGACAACTTACTAATAATAAAGCATCACAATCtatattatgcataatgtgtggattttctttcaatttattatccCAAATCGTTTTCGAGTTCCACCGTACACGCTCTTGTTAAACAGACTTGCCGGTATaagtagaaatttttaacaatgcgGTTTCTAAGAATAAAGGcgtaaataatacttttattgtaTAGAATTgatagcaaaattatatttcgatattcttTTTGCTTTAGATATGTAGAGGCTGCATTTTACGTTAATATACAATAGTTCAAGAATTGTTATTCGTTGTGCTCGACTGACTGGGCGGGAGCGAAGGTGAGTTTCTCGCGGAAACTTTAGCGAGAGAATTTTCCATTCTGTTAATCAACTTCTGAAAGGTATTTCTCTTGATCACACTATTATTCTCGGACGAATCCTCGGACTCCTCACACTCGCTATTTGGTCTATTTATCTCAGAACAATTGGAATCGCTTgctcgtaattttttattaacaaaccGATTCCACGACTTCTTATCGGGAGCGATTATCGATTTAGCATCTTCACCGTCTTTCTTTCTAATATTGTCTCTTTGTCGTGCGGTAAAATCAGCCAACAGCGCTATGTCATCGTACAATTCTTCATTCGGTTGAACTTCTGCAGCGTCGGGAATGCGCAAGTCACTCCTTGGTGACTGATAATGCAGAATCTCTTCTTGAGAAGATTCATCTTTTGACTCCGCGTTACACGTTgtattgtttacaatttttttcgctTCTCCTTCCAGCATTGATT
This window of the Linepithema humile isolate Giens D197 chromosome 1, Lhum_UNIL_v1.0, whole genome shotgun sequence genome carries:
- the LOC105667499 gene encoding zinc finger protein 343-like isoform X1: MKVRVLKLQSESYSHVSRTFILQNSLSRWIERSIFGMKRNRSHQPQHFQQTDENRNENNLCSTKELCLQVSQQSSSTQTVQKVDAATMTDPLQIDFRLTSEYLARCSGTLGLPNITKYEDNSDSPQTCQGIRPKIEFEIEPQHINGMLVYHCPECAYRFEDREALHEHLEDHKQRPHICDICGASLKRKEHLDRHKQGHNKDRPYQCNMCCKAFKRNEHLARHMITHSGSKNQICTECGKAFYRKDHLKKHLQSHNSSRSKHLNISQNNQNDQQPSNEELSSFAMIMRQTGPPPFSILRT
- the LOC105667499 gene encoding zinc finger protein 436-like isoform X2, translating into MAYDSSNVKYSPNTRTHQPTRSNMTGYAYSSHQPQHFQQTDENRNENNLCSTKELCLQVSQQSSSTQTVQKVDAATMTDPLQIDFRLTSEYLARCSGTLGLPNITKYEDNSDSPQTCQGIRPKIEFEIEPQHINGMLVYHCPECAYRFEDREALHEHLEDHKQRPHICDICGASLKRKEHLDRHKQGHNKDRPYQCNMCCKAFKRNEHLARHMITHSGSKNQICTECGKAFYRKDHLKKHLQSHNSSRSKHLNISQNNQNDQQPSNEELSSFAMIMRQTGPPPFSILRT